Proteins from a single region of Scytonema millei VB511283:
- the hemJ gene encoding protoporphyrinogen oxidase HemJ — protein sequence MAYFWFKAFHLVGIVVWFAGLFYLVRLFIYHVEADEQPEPARTILKNQYQLMEKRLYSIITTPGMLVTVAMAIGLLTTEPEVLKQGWLHVKLAFVVLLLGYHHYCKRLMRQLEKNECKWSSQQLRALNEAPTVMLVAIVLLAVFKNNLPTNATVWAIFGMIVAMAATIQLYAKKRRLDKERLIAQVPQE from the coding sequence ATGGCTTATTTTTGGTTTAAAGCGTTTCATCTCGTCGGCATTGTTGTTTGGTTCGCTGGGTTATTTTACTTGGTGCGGCTATTTATCTATCATGTCGAGGCTGACGAACAGCCGGAACCTGCCCGTACGATTCTCAAAAATCAGTATCAATTGATGGAAAAGCGACTGTATAGCATTATTACCACTCCTGGGATGCTGGTGACAGTTGCAATGGCAATTGGACTACTGACGACGGAACCGGAAGTCCTAAAACAGGGATGGTTGCACGTCAAGTTAGCCTTTGTTGTGCTGCTATTGGGCTATCACCATTACTGCAAACGGCTGATGCGACAGTTAGAAAAAAATGAGTGTAAGTGGAGCAGTCAGCAATTACGGGCGTTGAATGAAGCCCCAACTGTGATGTTAGTGGCGATTGTCTTGCTAGCTGTGTTCAAAAATAACCTACCTACAAATGCTACCGTTTGGGCAATTTTCGGCATGATTGTGGCAATGGCAGCAACAATTCAACTTTACGCTAAAAAGCGGAGGTTGGATAAGGAAAGGTTAATAGCACAAGTACCGCAGGAATGA
- a CDS encoding carotenoid oxygenase family protein, translating to MQTTTRPSTKKAWAKAIAQPATEFSPTPLPVIAGEIPSNLRGTLYRNGPARLERDGMRMGHWFDGDGAILAVYFNSNSPLSKGGKGGSAIASYRYVQTAGYQEEATANRLLYGNYGMTAPGAFWNRWLKPIKNVANTSVLPLPDKLLALWEGGKPHALDLQTLETKGEDNLSGLSNGLPYSAHYKRDPHTGEIFNFGISPGINAKLNLYKSDRTGKILQKAAFALDGVPIVHDFVLAGQYLVFFVPPVRVNALPVLLGLSCYSDAIEWQPQLGTQFLIFDRETLTLVSRGETEPWYQWHFANGYVDPSGTIVVDLVRYEDFQTNQYLKEVATGQTHTPAPSSLSRVYLNPKLGKVTAIEQILDRDCEFPIGLPHLIGQAASPTFLSVHRPGVNIGAELFSAIAKFDSQTQSLTIADFGENCYPMEPIFAPDPQNPASGWIVTVVYDGNRDRSEVWIFNSDRLDAPPVCRLELPSVVPMGFHGAWRQA from the coding sequence ATGCAGACAACTACAAGACCTTCCACAAAGAAAGCTTGGGCAAAAGCGATCGCCCAACCCGCAACAGAATTTTCTCCCACTCCCCTACCTGTCATCGCTGGAGAAATCCCCTCTAATTTACGCGGAACTCTTTATCGCAATGGTCCCGCCAGATTAGAACGGGATGGAATGCGGATGGGACATTGGTTTGATGGTGATGGGGCAATTCTCGCCGTTTATTTTAATTCTAATTCCCCCCTTTCTAAAGGGGGCAAGGGGGGATCTGCCATCGCCTCATACCGCTACGTACAAACTGCTGGCTACCAAGAAGAAGCTACCGCGAATCGCCTGCTTTATGGTAACTATGGAATGACAGCCCCAGGTGCATTCTGGAATCGATGGTTGAAGCCAATAAAAAATGTGGCAAATACCTCTGTTTTACCTTTACCAGATAAACTCTTAGCATTGTGGGAAGGTGGTAAACCGCACGCCTTAGACTTGCAGACTTTGGAGACAAAAGGCGAGGATAATTTATCGGGATTAAGTAATGGTTTACCTTACTCTGCCCATTACAAGCGCGATCCGCACACAGGAGAAATTTTCAACTTTGGGATTAGCCCTGGAATTAACGCCAAACTGAATCTTTATAAAAGCGATCGCACGGGTAAAATTCTGCAAAAAGCTGCATTTGCCTTAGATGGCGTGCCGATCGTTCATGATTTCGTCTTGGCAGGACAATACTTAGTCTTTTTCGTGCCTCCAGTCAGGGTAAATGCGTTACCCGTGCTGTTAGGCTTGAGTTGCTACAGCGATGCGATCGAATGGCAGCCTCAACTCGGGACTCAGTTTCTCATATTCGATCGCGAAACCCTTACCCTTGTCAGTCGTGGCGAAACCGAACCTTGGTATCAATGGCATTTTGCTAACGGTTACGTCGATCCTAGCGGTACGATTGTCGTGGATTTGGTGCGGTATGAAGACTTTCAAACCAATCAATATTTAAAGGAAGTGGCAACGGGACAAACTCATACACCTGCACCCAGTAGTTTATCGCGAGTTTATTTGAATCCGAAATTGGGTAAGGTGACGGCGATCGAGCAAATTTTAGATCGCGATTGTGAATTTCCGATCGGATTACCTCATTTAATTGGGCAAGCTGCTTCTCCTACTTTTCTCTCCGTTCATCGTCCTGGTGTAAATATTGGTGCAGAATTGTTTAGCGCGATCGCTAAATTTGACTCCCAAACTCAATCTCTGACGATTGCGGATTTTGGCGAAAATTGCTATCCCATGGAGCCTATTTTTGCTCCCGATCCGCAAAATCCCGCCTCTGGTTGGATCGTCACAGTAGTCTATGACGGGAATCGCGATCGCAGTGAGGTCTGGATTTTCAATAGCGATCGCTTGGATGCACCACCCGTTTGTAGATTGGAATTACCTAGCGTCGTACCGATGGGTTTTCATGGCGCGTGGCGACAAGCGTAA
- a CDS encoding phosphate/phosphite/phosphonate ABC transporter substrate-binding protein translates to MPYSPGRTIILWSLIGFASTTVIAGIVLSIWRWVQPCPVGEKRFWANCYRDLQAQPLKIGVSATSPIEDYRALATHLQEQLGVRVVVDRHTPFPEIRDRLDLKDWDIAFTGSPVLSIAAEDNNYTGMAVMYPDRPLYDRAALFVKADSKIKSIADIQPNTTIALGSSASALTFLIPIYALYGKTLKIGRGYHPREAINLVKTGKIDIGAGLYTAIKDDSALRFIYISQPIPGVGVYLSPQLLNFDRELIKIAMLNANSEIKSQAKYTAVQTPDYSELRKIIARAEEVASCLKSNQNYFNWQVPIQLFCHNFSKS, encoded by the coding sequence ATGCCTTACTCTCCTGGCAGAACGATAATTCTATGGTCGCTGATTGGTTTTGCATCTACCACGGTTATTGCTGGTATCGTACTAAGTATCTGGCGTTGGGTGCAACCTTGCCCAGTCGGGGAAAAAAGATTTTGGGCGAATTGCTATCGAGACTTGCAGGCACAACCGCTGAAAATTGGAGTGAGTGCTACCTCTCCAATAGAAGATTATCGGGCTTTGGCGACCCATTTACAGGAGCAATTAGGCGTTCGGGTAGTAGTCGATCGCCATACGCCTTTTCCAGAAATTCGCGATCGCCTCGATCTCAAAGATTGGGATATTGCTTTTACTGGTTCTCCAGTACTTTCAATAGCAGCTGAGGATAATAACTACACTGGCATGGCTGTAATGTACCCCGACCGACCACTTTACGATCGAGCAGCTTTATTTGTGAAAGCTGATAGTAAGATTAAATCTATTGCCGATATCCAACCAAACACGACAATTGCTTTAGGTAGTTCCGCATCAGCCCTAACTTTTCTCATTCCAATTTATGCTTTATATGGCAAAACACTTAAAATTGGCAGAGGTTATCATCCTAGAGAAGCGATAAATTTAGTTAAGACTGGAAAAATTGATATTGGTGCTGGTCTGTATACCGCAATTAAAGACGACTCAGCATTACGATTTATCTATATTAGTCAGCCAATTCCTGGTGTGGGAGTTTATTTATCGCCCCAGCTTTTGAATTTCGATCGAGAGTTAATCAAAATAGCCATGCTCAACGCCAATTCAGAAATTAAATCTCAAGCTAAATATACTGCGGTTCAGACTCCTGATTATAGCGAACTCAGAAAAATTATCGCTAGAGCTGAAGAGGTTGCTAGCTGCCTCAAATCCAATCAAAATTACTTTAATTGGCAAGTTCCGATTCAATTATTTTGTCATAACTTTTCTAAGTCATAA
- a CDS encoding alpha/beta hydrolase codes for MSESPNKLIAIAREVRATESKLSLIPETTGSQFLIQPNSAKVCLFFHGFTAVPEQFALIGRAFYQAGYHVLIPLLPGHGIAGEWNGDNPPPLPEDPQIYQEFGRHWLEIACFGGKEIIIGGLSGGSTLAAWLALEYPDKITKNLIFAPYLSGSNKVVDLFVRIFNIYFEWWQDPQVASFGYDGFAMPALRVFLDMGTEILEKAQTQKAAPMLIVSSESDRAVGNREHEKLFNAAVQLQPKSWYVCFDDVWDIPHNMMTQAEGNEHVDLLISLTLAYVHSNATWGEMVTLCDRLKQDDFPTAIAQLNLHGRVASAMATIVEIINTSIEKLKD; via the coding sequence ATGTCTGAATCTCCCAATAAGTTAATCGCGATCGCCCGTGAAGTTCGAGCCACAGAGAGCAAACTGTCATTGATACCAGAAACGACAGGCTCGCAATTTTTAATCCAGCCAAATAGCGCAAAAGTTTGCCTTTTCTTTCATGGATTTACGGCAGTTCCCGAACAATTTGCCCTGATAGGTAGAGCGTTTTATCAAGCTGGATATCACGTTCTAATTCCCTTACTACCAGGACATGGTATTGCAGGTGAATGGAATGGAGATAACCCGCCACCACTACCAGAAGATCCCCAAATTTATCAAGAGTTTGGTCGTCATTGGTTAGAAATTGCTTGCTTTGGAGGCAAAGAAATTATTATTGGTGGCTTGTCCGGTGGGAGTACTTTAGCGGCATGGCTGGCTTTAGAATATCCCGATAAAATCACTAAAAATTTAATATTTGCTCCGTATTTAAGTGGAAGTAATAAAGTTGTCGATCTATTTGTCAGAATTTTCAATATCTATTTTGAATGGTGGCAAGACCCCCAAGTAGCTAGTTTTGGTTATGATGGTTTTGCCATGCCAGCTTTGCGAGTTTTTTTGGATATGGGAACTGAGATCTTAGAAAAAGCCCAAACACAAAAGGCTGCACCAATGTTAATTGTATCGAGTGAGAGCGATCGCGCTGTGGGAAATCGAGAACACGAAAAGTTATTTAACGCCGCAGTTCAGTTACAACCTAAATCTTGGTATGTCTGTTTTGATGATGTGTGGGATATTCCCCATAACATGATGACTCAAGCAGAAGGAAACGAACACGTCGATCTGTTGATTTCCCTTACCTTAGCGTATGTTCATAGCAATGCTACCTGGGGGGAAATGGTAACATTGTGCGATCGCCTTAAACAAGATGATTTTCCAACTGCGATCGCACAATTAAACTTGCATGGACGAGTTGCATCTGCAATGGCGACAATCGTGGAAATTATTAATACTTCTATCGAAAAACTGAAGGACTAG
- a CDS encoding CHAD domain-containing protein, protein MTSSTLSGKNTLGDRAVLAIKKHFEKFLKHEADVIADRDPEALHQMRVGMRRLRSAIAGFAPAIDLPKPVQEKKIGKIARILGKLRDLDVLRESLENKYKPALPADEQEQLDTALVYLYKRRRKAFAKVHETLTGDRYQELKQALEKWLSQPQLQPIAQMPIQATLPDLLLSEVGRLLLHPSWLVGTKLQDEQVVVQTGQTPAQAKQQLIDNAPLLHSLRKETKRARYQMEVFANFYGASYETYLEDLKAIQSVLGQFQDSAVLSEFLADALQTKIEKTMPTLANLLAEHNYKAWQQWQTLQQRYLNLESRKGLHLSILMPTWENVNNGQSTEHDTVLSQQS, encoded by the coding sequence ATGACATCGTCTACATTAAGCGGAAAGAATACTTTAGGCGATCGCGCGGTGCTGGCAATTAAAAAGCACTTTGAAAAATTTCTCAAACACGAAGCTGACGTAATCGCAGATCGCGATCCAGAAGCATTGCATCAGATGCGCGTAGGAATGCGTCGCTTGCGTAGTGCGATCGCGGGTTTTGCTCCAGCCATCGACTTGCCGAAACCAGTCCAAGAAAAAAAAATTGGTAAAATTGCCCGTATTCTGGGCAAATTGCGAGATTTAGACGTACTGCGAGAATCATTAGAAAACAAATATAAACCCGCTTTACCTGCTGACGAACAAGAACAATTGGATACAGCACTGGTTTACCTGTATAAGCGGCGGCGGAAGGCTTTTGCGAAAGTGCATGAAACTTTGACGGGCGATCGCTATCAAGAACTGAAGCAGGCTTTAGAAAAATGGCTATCTCAGCCCCAACTGCAACCAATCGCGCAGATGCCAATTCAGGCGACTCTACCAGATTTACTTCTATCTGAGGTTGGTAGGCTACTTTTACACCCAAGTTGGTTAGTAGGAACCAAATTACAAGACGAACAGGTAGTAGTACAAACAGGACAAACACCAGCACAGGCAAAACAACAACTAATCGATAACGCCCCTCTTCTCCACAGCTTGCGTAAAGAAACCAAACGCGCTCGCTATCAAATGGAAGTCTTTGCTAACTTTTATGGAGCTTCCTACGAAACTTACCTTGAAGATCTCAAAGCCATCCAGAGCGTTTTAGGGCAATTTCAAGACAGCGCCGTACTGTCTGAGTTTTTAGCAGATGCTTTGCAAACAAAAATTGAAAAAACCATGCCAACTCTGGCTAATTTATTAGCAGAGCATAATTACAAAGCTTGGCAACAATGGCAAACTCTGCAACAGCGATATCTCAATCTGGAAAGTCGCAAAGGCTTACACTTGTCGATTTTGATGCCCACTTGGGAAAACGTCAATAACGGACAAAGCACAGAACACGATACTGTTCTCAGCCAACAGAGTTAA